The following are encoded together in the Mustela nigripes isolate SB6536 chromosome 11, MUSNIG.SB6536, whole genome shotgun sequence genome:
- the DOC2A gene encoding double C2-like domain-containing protein alpha isoform X1 — MASALSKAQGACCMRARRGDRMTINIQEHMAINVCPGPIRPIRQISDYFPRLGPGPEGGGRDFREAPARLAPLALAPPAALLGATTPEDGAEVDSYDSDDTTALGMLEFDLLYDQASCTLHCSILRAKGLKPMDFNGLADPYVKLHLLPGACKANKLKTKTQRNTLNPVWNEDLTYSGITDQDITHKVLRISVCDEDKLSHNEFIGEIRVPLRRLKPSQKKHFNICLERQVPLASPSSMSAALRGISCYLKELEQAEQGPGLLEERGRILLSLSYSSRRRGLLVGIVRCAHLAAMDVNGYSDPYVKTYLRPDVDKKSKHKTCVKKKTLNPEFNEDFFYEMELSTLATKTLEVTVWDYDIGKSNDFIGGVSLGPGARGEARKHWSDCLQQPDAALERWHTLTSELPPAAGALPSASA; from the exons atggCTTCGGCACTGTCCAAAG CCCAGGGTGCTTGCTGCATGAGGGCCCGCAGAGGCGACCGCATGACCATCAACATCCAGGAGCACATGGCCATCAACGTGTGCCCCGGGCCCATCCGGCCCATCAGGCAGATCTCAGACTACTTCCCCCGCCTGGGACCAGGACCCGAAGGCGGGGGCAGGGATTTCAGGGAGGCCCCTGCCCGCCTTGCGCCTCTGGCTCTGGCCCCGCCTGCAGCCCTTCTTGGGGCCACCACGCCTGAGGACGGAGCCGAGGTGGACAGCTACGACTCGGATGATACCA CCGCGCTGGGCATGCTGGAGTTTGACCTTCTCTACGACCAGGCCTCCTGCACCCTGCACTGTAGCATCCTTAGAGCCAAG GGCCTCAAGCCCATGGATTTCAATGGTCTGGCCGATCCCTATGTCAAGCTGCACCTGCTGCCTGGAGCCTGCAAG GCCAATAAGCTCAAAACAAAGACTCAGAGGAACACGCTGAATCCCGTGTGGAACGAGGATCTGACGTACAGTGGGATCACAGACCAGGACATCACCCACAAGGTGCTCAG GATCTCCGTCTGTGACGAGGACAAGCTGAGCCACAACGAGTTCATCGGGGAGATCCGAGTGCCCCTCCGCCGCCTCAAGCCTTCgcagaagaaacattttaacaTCTGCCTGGAGCGCCAGGTCCCG ctggcttccccatccTCCATGTCAGCGGCTCTGAGGGgcatctcctgctacctgaaggaG CTGGAGCAGGCCGAGCAGGGGCCCGGGCTGCTGGAAGAGCGCGGCCGCATCCTGCTGAGTCTCAGCTACAGCTCTCGGCGCCGGGGCCTGCTGGTGGGCATCGTGCGCTGCGCCCACCTGGCCGCCATGGACGTCAACGGCTACTCGGACCCCTACGTCAAGAC GTACCTGAGGCCTGACGTGGATAAGAAATCCAAGCACAAAACGTGTGTGAAGAAGAAGACTCTCAATCCAGAATTTAATGAG GACTTCTTCTACGAGATGGAGCTCTCCACTCTGGCCACCAAGACCCTGGAAGTCACAGTCTGGGACTATGACATCGGAAAGTCCAACGACTTCATCG GCGGCGTgtctctggggcctggggcccGGGGCGAGGCCCGGAAGCACTGGAGCGACTGTCTGCAGCAGCCGGACGCAGCCCTGGAGCGCTGGCACACCCTGACCAGCGAGCTGCCCCCTGCCGCCGGGGCCCTGCCCTCCGCCTCCGCCTGA
- the DOC2A gene encoding double C2-like domain-containing protein alpha isoform X2, translating into MRARRGDRMTINIQEHMAINVCPGPIRPIRQISDYFPRLGPGPEGGGRDFREAPARLAPLALAPPAALLGATTPEDGAEVDSYDSDDTTALGMLEFDLLYDQASCTLHCSILRAKGLKPMDFNGLADPYVKLHLLPGACKANKLKTKTQRNTLNPVWNEDLTYSGITDQDITHKVLRISVCDEDKLSHNEFIGEIRVPLRRLKPSQKKHFNICLERQVPLASPSSMSAALRGISCYLKELEQAEQGPGLLEERGRILLSLSYSSRRRGLLVGIVRCAHLAAMDVNGYSDPYVKTYLRPDVDKKSKHKTCVKKKTLNPEFNEDFFYEMELSTLATKTLEVTVWDYDIGKSNDFIGGVSLGPGARGEARKHWSDCLQQPDAALERWHTLTSELPPAAGALPSASA; encoded by the exons ATGAGGGCCCGCAGAGGCGACCGCATGACCATCAACATCCAGGAGCACATGGCCATCAACGTGTGCCCCGGGCCCATCCGGCCCATCAGGCAGATCTCAGACTACTTCCCCCGCCTGGGACCAGGACCCGAAGGCGGGGGCAGGGATTTCAGGGAGGCCCCTGCCCGCCTTGCGCCTCTGGCTCTGGCCCCGCCTGCAGCCCTTCTTGGGGCCACCACGCCTGAGGACGGAGCCGAGGTGGACAGCTACGACTCGGATGATACCA CCGCGCTGGGCATGCTGGAGTTTGACCTTCTCTACGACCAGGCCTCCTGCACCCTGCACTGTAGCATCCTTAGAGCCAAG GGCCTCAAGCCCATGGATTTCAATGGTCTGGCCGATCCCTATGTCAAGCTGCACCTGCTGCCTGGAGCCTGCAAG GCCAATAAGCTCAAAACAAAGACTCAGAGGAACACGCTGAATCCCGTGTGGAACGAGGATCTGACGTACAGTGGGATCACAGACCAGGACATCACCCACAAGGTGCTCAG GATCTCCGTCTGTGACGAGGACAAGCTGAGCCACAACGAGTTCATCGGGGAGATCCGAGTGCCCCTCCGCCGCCTCAAGCCTTCgcagaagaaacattttaacaTCTGCCTGGAGCGCCAGGTCCCG ctggcttccccatccTCCATGTCAGCGGCTCTGAGGGgcatctcctgctacctgaaggaG CTGGAGCAGGCCGAGCAGGGGCCCGGGCTGCTGGAAGAGCGCGGCCGCATCCTGCTGAGTCTCAGCTACAGCTCTCGGCGCCGGGGCCTGCTGGTGGGCATCGTGCGCTGCGCCCACCTGGCCGCCATGGACGTCAACGGCTACTCGGACCCCTACGTCAAGAC GTACCTGAGGCCTGACGTGGATAAGAAATCCAAGCACAAAACGTGTGTGAAGAAGAAGACTCTCAATCCAGAATTTAATGAG GACTTCTTCTACGAGATGGAGCTCTCCACTCTGGCCACCAAGACCCTGGAAGTCACAGTCTGGGACTATGACATCGGAAAGTCCAACGACTTCATCG GCGGCGTgtctctggggcctggggcccGGGGCGAGGCCCGGAAGCACTGGAGCGACTGTCTGCAGCAGCCGGACGCAGCCCTGGAGCGCTGGCACACCCTGACCAGCGAGCTGCCCCCTGCCGCCGGGGCCCTGCCCTCCGCCTCCGCCTGA